The Elaeis guineensis isolate ETL-2024a chromosome 5, EG11, whole genome shotgun sequence DNA segment GTTTAATTTGTAATAGTAAGGTTGCCGCTAAACCTCAGTGGAAGATTTAGTCAGAGATCGGTTAGACGTCGAAAAGAATACAAATCTGAAGACCGCTAAACCTACAAAAGCATCCACTTGCCAGAATGTATCTGATAGAGGATCCTCCAATGGTTAAGTCAATtaaaatttaagaaataatcGAAAGTGAAAACCACAAGAGAATAGAATGTTCGAAAACCTTATCTTTAGTCTCCTTCTCACCTCTCTTTATATAAAGATGAGTTTCTTACTGTTATCCTATAAATTTCATCTTCTAAAGTGTGGGAGTTACtgaattgataaaaattatcgtGGGTAGTTAATACCTCCATGATTGTATTATCATAGGCAATTAATACCTCCAAGATTATGTTGTCATAGGCAGTTAATTTTAAGTAGTTAATATGCCTTTTGTGCGTCATAATCATATCCATGACCTCTAGTATTCTGAGTTATCGGTTATAGTTCTTGTGGCCAATAGGCCAGCAAAATTCTGAGCTCCTGGTCAGTAGATTAACAACATTCTTATTGGTTCAAATTTCTCCTAGTCGGTTACCTAAGGTAGCTAACTATGTATGCTCAAGCCGTCAACATAATCTAGCTAAACCTTCAAAATCGAAGAATGCTTATCGGAGATAATGATTATAATTTGTGACGAAAAGGATAGCAACTAACTCTGATAAGTTGGTTGGTTTATTGCAAATCAGAATTTTAATGTAAATTTAAGAATTTTAATTTCTAAATCTTTTCACTTTTCCAAGTCTATATTCTCTCATAAATTGTAGTGTTATTGTCTTTAGGAGCTATTTGGTCATTACAAGTCAAAGGAATGgacaattttaaaataatatattataaaatatcatagaCTTAGAGAATTACTttcaaattagaaattcagtacaTACTAATTTTAAGAATTATGAATTCTCTAGGACCTAGCAAACTATTATTTAATAGCTTGACTTTAGATCCTTCATATATGCAATTAAATTGATTAGATGATGCGGTTGTTAGTCATGTATTCATTGTAAGGTTATAATGATATATGACAGGGTATGATTAATTTTTGCCACCCAAGGACACCAAGTAAATATAACAGTCAAACCCTAGATTCTTCTGCACAGATTTTTCTAGTTTTGCAACTTGTAAAACAGTATGTACAAATgcataaaaaaatgatgaaatataaTCAAAAGTTATAATTgtttatgatttaattctaaaattttatataaatttttatagtatatTATTTAAAACCTTTAATTGCATATGGTTGCCATagaatcatttattttatgattatgatatgaaatatgaaaaataaaatttgaaacaaAAAATTGCTCTATGATCCTCACGGAGGATAGAACTTGAAATTTGCTTTTCCATAATAATAGCAACAAAACTATCCTTGGGTCACTATATAAAACATGGAAAATAAAATATACAAATTGGATTTTTTataattgattaattttattaagatctaaatctcattttttttttgtagcaagTACTAAATAATTCTGGAGTTATTATATCAAACATGAAAAACTAGAATTTGATGATAAGTATCTCgtgtaaatttcaaattttatgcttTCAGATAGGATCATAGAGGCATTTTGAAGCCACTATATATATGAAATGCATAACAAATAAAAGTTCATGGCAGATCCTTCTATTACtcattaattatattaaaattttaatttcttgtTTCTACATAATGATGATGGATGCAAGGAAAGTGACACTAGCCGTTGGAAGGCCAGGAGACCTTACCATCAATTGTTATatcatagatttaaaaattactttatttatgaagaaaaatatCCTAAACTAGCATTGCATGCAAATTTTAGACCCATCAAAAAAATTTGTTGTTTGATTTAGTCTCAAATGTGATTCTTGAACTTCTATCCAAACCTATCTGAAGTGGTCAGAGTGATAACAAGTTTTTAGGTTTATGATAACTAATTTAGATCCTGAAAACACAATCAACCTTCTCTTTCCACCTGCCACATAGAATGAGAATAGAGCGCTAAATAGCACGAATGATCTTATAAACAAGCATATGGGACTATCTAAATTACCAATTTGGGAAACCATATATTTACATAATTAACATCTCATGCATGCATTACACGTGCAAGCTACGTGGTTGGTCAAACATGCCAAACCAATTGAATACTGCAGGAAATGAATCCATCACAAGAAGTACTaattaaaatgaaaagaaaaaaaatgggaagGGGATTCATAGAAATCAAATGGTGAAGAATAGACTAGGGGTGTAATCGAGTCGAATAGTTGAAAGTTCGAATTTGACTTGACTCAAAATACTTCGACTGAAAACTCGATTCGAGATCGATTAAGCCTTCATATCCCAAACTTGAACTCAGTCCGATAAAAAATAAGCAAAGCTCGAGATTGATTTGAGTGAACTCGATTATCAACCGAGCTATACTTCAGCCCGAGTTCGAACTCGAAATCGAACCTTAATCTActaatattatacatatatattaatatatattataaataaagataatattaacaaaaaaatataaattttagtagACTCGTGAGCTTTCGAACCAAGTATTCTACTAATTGAGCTCAACTCAAAAACTATTCGAGCTACTCGAGCTTGATAATAATCAAGTTGAGTTGAGTTCGAGTAATTCACGAGTAACCCTTAGTATAGACTAAAGGAAGAAAAATGATTGCTTCCTTTTGAGAAAGAAGTGCAAGCTTGTTTTAATCATGGATGCTTGTAGACGACTCCATTTGAATTGTTAATATTTTGTCAATTATGATTAGGTAGGCATAAAAATCTATATAGTATAACATAAAAAGATATTTTCCAAGAGGAATTGCATATAACATTGCCAAGTATATATAGGGAAATTAAGAAGTTTCTGTAGAAAATTACAGATACGAGTGTTTTAGGGAAATTAAGAATCTTCAAATACTTTCACCTTCTATATTACATAGATTGCAGAGACATCTATTtagaataataaataaatttttaattgaaagacttctaaaaatttttacaattatatcatgtattcaaaaaaaaatttaagataaagCTACctattaatattttcttaattagAAAACTTTATATGTGTGTTTCATAAAAATTAAGAAGCTCCAAATATCTTGTGTTCTATGTTTCATAGGTTAAATATAtatctattttaaaataataaatagaactttgattgaaaacttctaaaactttttttaaataagaaaaatTGTGGTAGATGTGAAAATATTGATAATAAATAGAAGGCAGGTAATCGATTCAAGAAGAATATGAGAATATTAAAAGAGGCACATGAGAATAATCAGTCGCTACATCTCCTAACCTAAAAGACTCACCATCTGCGACTGCTTCACCAGATGCCAAGTCATCACAGTTCTCATGATAAATAATAAATGGTCATTCTGTTATAATCTAATAAAATGCAATTGGATGGAAAGTTTCCTCCATTTTCAATTTCTATACGCATATCATATTCCGGTCTCCAACCAACATCAATAAATGTGTGTTGGCCCAGCCCTTCGGTCCAAATTATGGGCTTGGTCTCATCACCCTTATTCTATCTGGTTCGGTAGCGAACACGTCAATCATCAGGATTCgaagtcaatagagtatgatacAACTTGCTTCACGCATAAAAAAGAACGATGATCTCCATCCTTGTTAGGTGGCACAAATATCGGTGTATGCCCATCCCAAACGGGCACCCGAAGATTCGGAGCGCCCTTACCAAACGCACGGATCGGATGGTCCATGATCTCCCACAACCCGCATAGATCAGGAGTCGTTCACGTGGTCCCGGGAATCGAATTCCTTTGCGCGTTAGCGTTTTCTATTCGCTAAATAAAAGCTTCACGGATCGCAAAGACTCAAGAGATTGCTTGCGGGCCCCTTACGTTTCCCCATctaaataatagtaaaaaaatgaaaagaatcattttgctttcttttttttattttattttatttcatttcatTTCTCAATTCTGAACAAATCAATCTCAAACCAAATGTGGGTAAAATAGTAAATTAGGGGGAAAAAAAATCACTCCAGTATACACAGTTGACGAACCAATCACATCCGTCCGATGAGAGAGTGCCTAACTGTTGCTGTACAAGAGAACCAAGCAGACATCAAGATTGCGCCACCGTCGTCGTGGTGGCCGCGGTGATGGTCAGCGCGGAAAATCTGGCCGTCCGGTCGGCCTCCAGCGCCGCGGCCCACCTCCGGCAGATCCGGCCGAGGGTGGCCGCCTTCCGCCTCGCCCTCTCGGTCCCCGACCCCATCAGCTCCCATATGACCCACTCGATCCCCGGCGTCGCAGCTAGCTCCGCCACCGCGGAGCCACCAGCTCGCCGGCAGACCTGAACCAGCGCCGCGGCCGCGCTCTCTCTTGCCCAGTCGGTCCCGCGCCTCAAAACCCGTACCAACTTGGAGACGGATCCGTCTGCCTGACCCACCGCCTCGGCGCCGCCTCTCTTCGCCACAGCTGCGAGAACCGCCACCGCCTCCGCCGCCACCTCCACCGCCCCGACCGTCTCCAGCGCCGCTTCCACCACGCCGCCCTCGACCAACCGAGAAATATTCTCCCGGTCTCCGGCCAAGCTCAAAATCGCCGCCAGCGCGTCCTTTTTCGTGCTGGTGGGCCCCGCTTTGATGAGACTGACCAGTTGCTCGATGACACGTGGATTGCGGCCCAATCGCCTGCGGTAGGCGTGGATGGAGGACAAGCTCAGGATGGTGGCGGCCGCGTTCTCCTTCGCCCGCCACGTGGCAGCGCTCGCCATCACGTCGATGATGCCGTCAACGCCGCCGTCCGCGTGCATTATTCGCTTCTTGTTAGCTTCCAGGATTGAGAGGTTAAGCAAAGCGGTAACGGCGTTAACTTGGAGGCCTTGGTCTTCCGAACGGAACAGTGGGAGCAGTAACGGAATGGCGCCGGCATCCGCGACGAAGGCGCGGTTGTCGGATCCGGATTTGGCCAGCTGGCGGAGCTCGTGGACGACGCGGTTCGCCGCCTCCGTGGACGGCGAGGCGGCGAGTTTCTGGACGAGGAAAGATGCCGTCATCCTCGCCGCCTCGAGGGCGGCCTTGTTGGCGCTCACGGCGTTGGCCTCGCCGCCGTTCCCGGGCTCGGCGCCGTCGAACGGCACGTGCTGCTCGCGGCACCACTGGGAGATCAAGTTCTTGAGGCCCCTGTTGGGGATCAAGTTGGTGTGGGCGAGGGCCTGGCCGGTCTTGGGACACGTGGCGTGACCGGAGGCGATCCACCGGCTGATGGACTCCCGATCGTACGTCTGCCCGGTCGCCACCACGACGGGATCCCGTATCAGCTCGAGCGAGATCGGGCACCGGAAGTCGGCGGGGATGGCGAGGTCCGTCGCCGAGAAGCTAAATTTTCCGGCGGACTCCGATCTCGGGGTGGAGGCGCCGTAGAGGACGCACTTGGCGTAGCGGACGAGGCCGACGAGGGCGATCATAGACGCCGTCCATTTCTCGGCGACGCGGTCGCCAATCTCGCGCTCCAGCGACTCGATCTCGGTGCGGCAGCTCCGGGAATCGTCCAGCCCCAATCTTTCGAACACCGCCTCCAGCTTGGACCGGTCGGGGACGATTTCCCGCTCGATCTCGCGGATGATGTCAAGAATCTCGCCACGGAGCGCCGCCTCCGCTGGATCCACGGAAGCCACCGACCGGCGGCACTGGCGGCGGACCAGATCCACCAGATCCCTCACATCCTCACCCACATCAATCTCAGCCAGGGGAAGAATATCCAGCAGAGTAGACAGGTCGAGGGTGAGCTCATGGAACTCGTTGGCGACGCTCTCGGACTGGAGGAGAAGCCGCATCCGGCTCCGGGTGGAGCAATCGGCTAGCAAGGCCTTGAACCGCTGAAAAACGAGAAGAATCTCTTTGAGACAAAGGGAGGTGGATCGGGGAAGAGCGGGGGCAGGATCTCGGAGGAGCTCCTCGAAGAACGCAGCCAAAAGCTTCGACTTGCGAGCAATTGATGAAAAGTTTCGATTTTGGAGTGACATGGGGGGCTCGCAGAGAGAGATCTCTCGCGAGAGCCGAAGTAGAGATCGGACGACATCGGGATCGGGGGGAGTGGGAAGAAGAGGGGGACGAGGGAGATTGAAGGAAGAGATTGCCATGGAAGGCGTGTGGGACTACAAACCAGAGACCAAAACCTTTTCTCTTTGGTTGGCAGAGGGAGGGGAGAATATTTATACCACCAATTCGGCGTTGCGTGTGACGAGTTTTGTGAGGTATGAGCTGGGAGAGACGAGGCGAAGGTCGGAACTTGGAAAGATCGCCGGCTTTCctgaattttatatttatttttgtgtGCGAGAGGGATTGGGGGAGATTGGGTCCGTTGGATGGAGAGAACGACGGCGGATGATGGGCTCGCGTCGAGGTGGTCGTGGGCTGAGATGGGGTTGTGGGGGTCCAAATTTTGATCGTTTCGCGGCTTCCCGGTCTCCTCTTTCTAGTGGATAGACGGCTGGAATTATCGCATTTGTTTAACGAAAATTACTGGAGTTAATACCATGGGAATTGCAGAAATTTACGAGAATGCCACGATGATGAGGATGTGGTTCCTTCTGGGTTGGTCAATTGGTGGCGCCTGGATTGGTTGGTTTGGACACGGTACCATTTTGTTCTGCGGCTGAGATGATGGATGGAGTCAAATTATAGCGCGCATATTTCTCTTGACTGTTATTATACACGTGTTAAATAAACTGTAAATGAAATACTTGTCAGAATGCATACTATTAATTTGAATCCTTCTTAAAAACATCGGGTaattgaaataataataataataataataaatctgttgaaaaaaaaatagtaatggtTGGTGTCAATACCATACTTTGCTAGCGTGTATGGAATAATTAAGTGAGTTAAGAAGCTCTATCATTCTATGCTTAAGAAAACATTAATAATTGTTGGAATATGTTTTATGTGTCTCTTTAAGTAGAAGGGATAAGCCCCTGCGCATCTGAACCCTGTAATGCATCGAATTTAGACATGTCATTTCCTTTCTTCCATCCTAATCCGAAAAGAATTTCTCATTTATTGAAAAGGCATATACCATATGTTtttatgataattaaaataatgtattctaataaaataataaaaaaaaagggccGCAGCATCATTTTAAACACATGATTCACTAAAACAATTAATAGCTGACAAATGGAGATTAAAGACTACTTATAACTAAAAATGAGATATTCCGTACCTCTCCAaccaaaataaaagaaatattttggGATTATGTTTGAAAAAAAGAAGGGGCTTGTCAAAAAATCTAAACATATATTTTCCATAGCATGCCCGACTTGTGCCTTCTTGATTTCATATGTACTTATCATCATGGGAGCAATTTCCACACAACTGCATGATAGACTTTTTCAATCGCAATCAAGTCATGGATGCACCAAAAATAAATCACGATCAGCCATGTCAAGCCTTTTTATCTTTTCCAGTTGTTCTTGGATCCACTTGCCGGCCATTGTCCCACCAATTTGACCCTGGGTTACTTTAAGGTTGGATTCCACCATGCAAACAAGATCACACATTGTCCAAGTGCATCTTCCCTGCCGTTTACATACGGATGACAGTGGGATGTCTGAAAGACAAAGACGGAACGACGAGCAATATCTGTCAAATTACTTTAAGGTGTATGATTTACGTATGGTTGGTTACAACATCAATGATAGGTTCTCCTTTGTGAACACACCGAAATTTGCTGACTAGACAAAGGCCTCCTTTTAGTTGCTGCCAGGTATTGATCCCGTACTCCACACCTTAGACCATGCGTGGGGTATGAAAGACTTGTTATCAACGTTACCACAAACTTGAGATGACATCCAACTTCCATAGGACTTCTGTTGATATTAACTGATCGAGAACATAGACCTCTGTTCTGCCCTCTTCCATAGAACAGGACGAAGCTTTGAATGTGGTGACGAAATTGCAGAGAAATATATTCAATACCTCAGCAATTTCTATGTTAGTGACGTGGCTTTGGATGACATTGCGAATCTGTACAATTTTTAATATTCTAGTATTCTAAACTGCACCAGTTCTACCCTGTTATTTTCTGGTTTATGGAAGCTTTCCCCGGTCCGGTAGCAGTCCTTGGAAGGGCACTTCTATGCTTGGTTGATGCTTCAATTGGGTTGAGCCTCACTACCCTGGAAGGAACACCTCCCTGTtactaaaaagtaaaaaaataagaaaaaaaaaatcacttgtATGGCTAAAATTAATAAAGTGTCATAATGTGAGTTTCACTTTGCTAGATCCATGCAAAGAGTGGTCTTTTTTGCGTGCTTCTTTTGATGTAATACGATTGTCTTTCTTATTCAACCTCTTTtcattaattatatcaaataaatttctattttgtgcataaaaataataaatttctcTTTGGACTCCATTAATTTTGCATTTCACAAAAGAACATAACACCGAATCTAATATATATTGTTGATCTTTTTTTTATATCagttaaaatttttcaatttgatTGATTGATTAATGTATattacatgagcaaagtggatGATTCACGGCACCAAGAATTGACAAAGCAGGTAATATAATAATTTGATCctcaaaaattatcctacttccCTAAATGTCCATCAACGAATAATAGATGCAATATCTTCTTCAAGAATGTTATGGTGATGAATAGTGGTGGAGTCTGACATTAAATATTGGAAggacaaaataataatttattaataattttttaaataaaatattttataataaataataaaatatatatatatatatatatatttaaaaatattataaaaatatcaataaatatttaattttatgtataaacaaagacaagtaaaaaaatattaccttatgacatctataaaataattttgattatgtaaaaatctcaataacCACTTCCATATTAAAGACTGAAAAACAAATAAACAACTGTTTCttgctttaaaaaatttattatgtttaataaaaaattaatatataaattaattatatgatatttttttcaaactagTGGACTTGTAATATATGTAAGATTAAAATATTAGGAGGCcactatatatataaatatataggtaataagtattttaaaattttttggaagGACGTGGACCCCCTGGTCCCTCTTACGCTTTGCCACTGGTCATGAAGAAAAATGTGAGAACCAGTCTAATTGAATCCGATTTGGAGTGAAATAGGCAAGGCTTGTCGATTTTATTGTAATctttccaaataaaaaaaaatagaacagaAAAATTTAATCCCCTACCCGATCCTCATTTATGGGAAAAGATAGGGCCGCTGAGTGGCTGGATGAGCATCCTACGCTGGGGAGAGACAGCCGAAGGCCGTTTAGATTAATTATGCTAATGGAGTTTGGCTTTAATTGAGAACTATCGAACTTATCCCCttcacttcttcttcttcttagacTTCACCATCCCTTCTCCCAATCCACCACTGAAGCCCTCTCTCTTCGTTTTTCCTCATCTTCGATGACTATCATGTCACCGTAGCTGAGAACCGCCCATCTAAAGCAAGTAGATTTTTCCCTCTCTAACTTCCCTTATCTCCTTTGTTCCAAGATCTATCATCTTCTTCTTATCGAAAAAACCACGGCCGACGGCCATAGTCTATTGCCGCCGCCGCCACTCATCGGTaagctcctctccctcttcttctattttttgctAAGCCAAGCTATTAATACTGATTGAGATTTCATTTTCTATTTGGCCTTATTCTCCGATCACTATCGTTTTAGGCCATTACCGCCATCTCGGACCATCACCGTCTACTCGACCACCCTacatccctcttccctttctctcacCCTTCCTAAATGCCACCAGACTCTTGTTTTTGCCactggagaagagaaaaagaaagaaagataaagaaagaaacaaaaagaaaaaaaggaagaaaaagaaagagagggagagaatctgatcaagatccaatttgattaggtCTAAATTGATTTCTCAATGATCAATTTAGACCACCTAGATGAAAGCCCTTACTTGGACCTAAGTCAAGTAGATCCAATCCAAAAAAACAATCCAACCATCTAGATCGAgcatctctcttcttttcatatTGTTCGACTCAGATCAAATAGATTAGACTTTAATTGTTCTTTCCTTTGTACTTTTATTGATTGACCAGATCGAACCGAactagtataatttttttttgattaatgaaATAGATCTAATCCAGAATTTTGATCTAGATCGAAAGAAGTATAAATCTAAGGATCAGATCATGTATAGAAGATTCTGACTTTTGGATTTGACTAACAGTAAGTTCTCTTttatctcttaattttttttagtacatatttatgtatttaaaaattaaattttatacataaaaattattaaaatattttaaaattataaagtttTGAAGTATGTAATTTGtacataaaaaataattcaaatttttgaatccaGCATAGTATCACCTTAGTATGAttacaaaatttaaaataagatgATTTCTTTGCTTTAATATTGTATGATATTTGAAAACAAGATTATACATATTTATCCttgtataaattttgaataaaaattatccgACCTCTTgttgatgtaaaataaatttgatctgatattattataaaaataagtataattatttggttatagtaaaattatgagaaaaattctTTAGTATGATCTGAGTCTAGCCAACAGGACTGATTATTAGCTACACATCAGAAACTAATTTTTCATAAGCCTAACCAGTTGGGGCAGATCGAAATAGTAGAATTAATCTTTCTGAATCTAACCAGTTGAGGCTAATAactggtacatactgatgcatTGTGTATTTATTTTCAAGATAAATCTCTGTCTTATCATGAGACTAATCATAGCTATATGAATAAGAACTAATTTCTTTCTGAGCCTAATAACTAGTAGAACAGATTACTGTTACATACTGATGGATCacgtattttatatttataagatAGTTTCTTCTAGGCCTCCTCATGGGACTTATCGTGGCTGTAGTCACCGAAGAGTGAGAGAAGATTTTTGAGATTTTACTGTTATGCatggcatattttgaaaaaaaattatgttattatatattattattaaattactatattttaataattaattatgctTGATCCCTCGTAGATATTAACAACTTATTGATTTgtaaagttctttttttttttttgttcaagtCCAAAATAGTATATGGGGGCTGAGATCAAATAATGAGAAGCTTAGGATCATAGAGAATATTTATCTTTTGAATAAATATTAATCTTGATTTATATTAAGAAACTTTATGAGTTAttagtgatttttttttatttgaatcaataaaattagaaGTTTGCTTTTACTATCATGACTTGGGTTGgtataatattttttgaatataaaaataaattttatatatcttCAGAAGTTAAATCCTAGATATGTGCGGCCGCCTGTTGCCACTAATTTAGGCCTCAGGCTAAGGTATGACAAATGCATCTCATGCATCTGGAGTTTTATGTCTACAGCAGCGTCAACCAAATCCATCAAACATTTGAGTCATGAGTCTCATGAGAGACACAGATGAATCACATGTATCCCTGAAAATAAATGTGCAGCTCATGGGTGATTTAATTGACGAAAATATAACCATGCATGTCGATCAATGTGGACTTAGATCTTGTGGACCAGAGAAGCCGGGTCACAGTAGTGACAAGGAGGGCCAAACAAATTTGTTTGCACCAGGAATAAATTCGTCCTTTATGCAACATGGAATAGCATGCTAGAAGGAAATGAATGGTTGCGGAAAACTTTGACCTGCAACCACATCGGTAAAATGAATTTTTAATGTTATTTTTCAAATTCTAAGAAAGACTCCAAGAAATTTTATAGCTTCATTGATAGCCTATATGCACCAATCTCGGGTAAAGCCATTGCTGCCCCCAAAAGTTCTACTATAATCACAATGAATTTGCCATATGATGATATATATGAATAagaaatagcaaacaaatcacgATTTCTAATTAGGTTCCTGGTGAAATCTCTATGAGGTTATGTACTTAAATTTTTGTgtattttcttgaaagaagaaatTTTGTTTTCCACATAAAAAGATTTTACAAGAAGGATTTTTAAGAAAACAAAGGGGTtagattttattcttttcttttattttcttttatttttttttttaactttcgtTTTGCCTCGTATTTATAGTCTCATAGTTTCAAATAATGATCTATGTTGGATTTTCTCTCATACACAGTAAAATACATGTCATTTTTCAGGAATATTCTTGTCCGTGACATTAGATTAGAATGGTCTCCTTGAAAAACAAAGACATCCTCGTCATACCCTTCGAGTAAACCTATATGCGTTAAAGCTTTCATGTCAGAAGAATCTTGCATAATAAATCTACAAATATGTCTTTTTATTATAACAAATAAGATGTTTTTTTCTGATATTTTGAACATAAATTGCATATGTTTGGACTAGCTAGTCAGACTCTATTGACTAAatattcattttaaaattttgtgctTTGATGATAAAGCTCGCATATTCTAGAAGGATGAAGAAATGAGAAAGCAATGTGTAGTATTCTAACAATGGATAAATTTACAAGGCCATATTATTCATCATGCATAGCATGCATATCTTGTAGCAACGTAAAAGCCAAATTCTTGAAACTAGTCTAGACTAATAAACAAATATACACTATCTGCAATTATTAATTATCTTTGCAATAACTTTTGAGACTTAAAAGGTATTGTAAATTGCATAAGAATATATTAGATAAAATAAATCAAACTTCGCTTAGTTGGTTGAGATCTTCCTATGATAGATGTCCAGGGTTTAGACCCTGTGGTGATATTCCCacgatattttatatatataaaaaatcatatacttGTGCATTCTAAACTTTGAAATAGAGCaaccttttatttcttttttcaaaaGCTTCTTTCGAATGGGTAGACTGGAAACCTTTTAACTTGATGTGTGTATGAAAATGATACGTAGGAAATTTAGTTAAATACGAAAATAAACATACCTCCAACCATTATTATTCAAATCTAAATGAatcaataatcaaaaaaattgtgCAAATACCAGAAGATGAATCTTGTAGAGGAATCTTTCTTACTTCTATTTTGCAAAAGAATATTTCTAATTTATGTCAGAGCATCTCAAAAGTTAATACTTGATA contains these protein-coding regions:
- the LOC105045957 gene encoding U-box domain-containing protein 16, whose product is MAISSFNLPRPPLLPTPPDPDVVRSLLRLSREISLCEPPMSLQNRNFSSIARKSKLLAAFFEELLRDPAPALPRSTSLCLKEILLVFQRFKALLADCSTRSRMRLLLQSESVANEFHELTLDLSTLLDILPLAEIDVGEDVRDLVDLVRRQCRRSVASVDPAEAALRGEILDIIREIEREIVPDRSKLEAVFERLGLDDSRSCRTEIESLEREIGDRVAEKWTASMIALVGLVRYAKCVLYGASTPRSESAGKFSFSATDLAIPADFRCPISLELIRDPVVVATGQTYDRESISRWIASGHATCPKTGQALAHTNLIPNRGLKNLISQWCREQHVPFDGAEPGNGGEANAVSANKAALEAARMTASFLVQKLAASPSTEAANRVVHELRQLAKSGSDNRAFVADAGAIPLLLPLFRSEDQGLQVNAVTALLNLSILEANKKRIMHADGGVDGIIDVMASAATWRAKENAAATILSLSSIHAYRRRLGRNPRVIEQLVSLIKAGPTSTKKDALAAILSLAGDRENISRLVEGGVVEAALETVGAVEVAAEAVAVLAAVAKRGGAEAVGQADGSVSKLVRVLRRGTDWARESAAAALVQVCRRAGGSAVAELAATPGIEWVIWELMGSGTERARRKAATLGRICRRWAAALEADRTARFSALTITAATTTTVAQS